A window from Verrucomicrobiota bacterium encodes these proteins:
- a CDS encoding IS21 family transposase, whose translation MNAGQTPEHLQAKHHWRTRPDPLADIWPQAEARLKEAPELEAKALFEHLQSQPPGRISEKHQRTFQRRVHLWRLQHGEDKEVFFPQAWEPGRPLQLDWTHASELAVTISGVPYPHWLCHTVLPYSNWQWATRCRSESLLSLRQGLQASLHRLGQAPQEVRVDHSSAATHRLGAQGGREFNAEFVSVCGHYGLVPKTIGIGCPNENGDVESGNGHLKRRLTQHLLLRGSRDFASEADYDRFLQRVLERANAGRADKLAEELAEAQAEGRSVIGPAARAPHNNGGRYTTEDFQIEVEQRKAICPAGKENTQCSRLEEQATGKVTYRLEWSTQCADCPLRERCVGPGQKHRSLVVGQHHSALQARRQEQKTEAFTQQMKHRNGIEGTQSELWSKTPRRFSNSRTALTM comes from the coding sequence TTGAACGCCGGGCAAACGCCTGAACACCTGCAGGCCAAACACCACTGGCGCACCCGCCCGGACCCGTTGGCGGACATTTGGCCCCAGGCGGAAGCCCGCCTGAAAGAAGCTCCGGAGTTGGAAGCCAAGGCCTTGTTCGAACATCTGCAAAGCCAGCCGCCCGGTCGCATTTCGGAAAAGCATCAACGCACCTTTCAACGGCGGGTCCACCTGTGGCGCTTGCAACACGGTGAGGACAAGGAAGTGTTCTTTCCGCAAGCTTGGGAGCCCGGTCGGCCCCTGCAACTGGATTGGACGCACGCCAGCGAATTGGCCGTGACGATCAGCGGCGTGCCCTATCCGCATTGGCTGTGTCACACGGTGCTGCCCTATTCGAACTGGCAATGGGCCACGCGCTGCCGATCCGAGTCGCTGTTGAGTCTGCGCCAGGGATTGCAGGCCAGCCTGCACCGCCTGGGCCAGGCGCCCCAGGAAGTGCGGGTGGATCATTCGAGCGCGGCGACTCATCGCCTCGGGGCCCAGGGAGGCCGCGAGTTCAACGCGGAATTTGTTTCGGTGTGCGGCCATTACGGACTGGTGCCTAAAACGATTGGGATCGGCTGTCCCAACGAGAACGGCGATGTTGAATCGGGCAACGGCCATTTGAAGCGCCGGCTAACGCAGCATCTGCTGTTGCGCGGGAGCCGGGACTTCGCTTCGGAAGCCGACTATGACCGGTTTCTGCAACGGGTTCTGGAACGGGCCAACGCTGGGCGGGCCGACAAGCTGGCCGAGGAACTGGCGGAGGCCCAGGCGGAGGGGCGAAGCGTGATCGGTCCGGCGGCCAGGGCGCCGCACAACAACGGTGGACGCTATACGACCGAAGACTTCCAGATCGAGGTGGAGCAGCGCAAAGCCATTTGTCCGGCCGGCAAGGAAAACACTCAATGCAGTCGTTTGGAAGAACAAGCCACCGGCAAAGTGACCTATCGGTTGGAATGGAGCACGCAGTGCGCGGATTGTCCGTTGCGGGAGCGTTGCGTGGGGCCCGGGCAGAAGCATCGGAGCCTTGTCGTAGGCCAACACCACAGCGCGCTGCAGGCGCGGCGGCAGGAACAAAAGACGGAGGCCTTTACCCAACAAATGAAACATCGCAACGGGATCGAAGGCACGCAGAGCGAATTGTGGTCGAAGACGCCAAGACGTTTCTCAAACTCGCGGACCGCACTTACGATGTGA
- a CDS encoding DUF4143 domain-containing protein: MLGLDSFPSLEGHPKLGASWEGFALEQVLRLTGDRDAYFWATHAGAELDLLITWKAKRYGFEFKYGDAPALSKSMHVALSDLKLEQLFVVYPGPQSYRLHEHVEMLSIT; encoded by the coding sequence CTGCTGGGTCTGGATTCCTTTCCTTCGTTGGAAGGCCATCCAAAGCTGGGCGCTTCGTGGGAAGGCTTCGCGCTCGAACAAGTGCTGCGGTTGACCGGAGACCGCGACGCATATTTTTGGGCGACCCACGCTGGCGCGGAGCTCGATCTGCTGATCACCTGGAAAGCCAAACGCTACGGTTTCGAGTTCAAGTATGGCGACGCGCCGGCTCTTTCCAAATCGATGCACGTCGCCTTGAGCGACCTCAAACTGGAGCAACTGTTTGTCGTCTATCCGGGGCCGCAATCCTACCGGCTGCACGAACATGTAGAAATGCTCTCCATCACCTGA
- a CDS encoding NAD(P)/FAD-dependent oxidoreductase, with amino-acid sequence MRDVYDAVILGSGHNSLILQAYLGRSGLSTVCLEPRAVAGGGLETVENPVGSGFFHNTHSFYHRGLTRLPWYSDLNLRQHGAEYLEPELNVALITADGRALEWWTQFEKTVESFAQFSRRDAGALQRWCERFRPIVQNILVPEAQAPPLPLDQRRALLSETEEGRVLLKVSELSPLEFVRQEFEHPAIQAGLLFFNGLREVDLRCRGFGHHIPALLASGRMAQMCVGGVRRLADALIAAVREAGGEIALRTTPRQIRIEDGCVIGVETTDGAFVRARRLVASGLNPHQTFLDLIEPDQLPAPVAEKARNFQYNLIAPLFALNVNLREAPQYQAAERCPELKDAFMVILGLDRPEQFEDIVGHHEAGAIPPTVMWGTCPTRFDASQAPPGRHTAFMWEKTPYRLEGDPQNWDRAKEEHGRVLLRKWSEYAPNIESATLAAFTASPLDVERTLPNMKHGDLLVGAFNNGQVGFHRPFAGAGHYRGILKGLYLCGSSCHPGGNITGLPGYNCAQVVLADLGIAAPWMPRPIADQLKRG; translated from the coding sequence ATGCGCGATGTCTATGATGCGGTCATCCTGGGGTCCGGGCACAACAGCCTCATTCTACAGGCGTATCTGGGGCGCTCCGGGCTGAGCACGGTTTGCCTCGAGCCGCGCGCCGTAGCGGGCGGCGGGCTGGAGACAGTCGAGAACCCAGTCGGCTCCGGTTTCTTCCACAACACGCATTCCTTTTATCATCGGGGGTTGACGCGGCTCCCGTGGTACAGCGATCTGAATCTCCGCCAGCACGGCGCCGAGTATCTTGAGCCAGAGTTGAACGTCGCCCTGATCACAGCGGATGGACGCGCTTTGGAGTGGTGGACGCAATTCGAGAAAACGGTCGAGTCCTTCGCTCAATTCAGCCGCCGCGACGCCGGCGCCCTCCAACGTTGGTGCGAGCGATTCCGCCCCATCGTGCAGAATATTCTCGTTCCGGAGGCCCAGGCGCCGCCGCTCCCTTTGGATCAGCGGCGCGCTTTGTTGTCGGAGACCGAGGAGGGAAGGGTGCTTCTCAAAGTGAGCGAACTTTCGCCCCTCGAATTCGTGCGCCAGGAGTTCGAACATCCGGCGATTCAGGCCGGACTGCTTTTCTTCAACGGCCTGCGCGAAGTCGATCTGCGCTGCCGCGGCTTCGGACATCATATTCCGGCGTTGCTGGCCAGCGGCCGGATGGCACAGATGTGCGTGGGCGGGGTCAGGCGTCTGGCCGATGCTCTGATCGCGGCCGTGCGCGAAGCGGGGGGAGAAATCGCGCTTCGCACGACTCCCAGGCAGATTCGGATCGAGGACGGATGCGTCATCGGAGTCGAAACGACGGACGGCGCGTTCGTCCGCGCGCGGCGGTTGGTGGCGTCCGGGTTGAACCCGCACCAGACCTTTCTAGACTTGATCGAGCCAGATCAATTGCCCGCCCCTGTTGCGGAGAAAGCGCGCAACTTTCAATACAACCTCATCGCGCCGCTCTTTGCCTTGAATGTCAATTTGCGCGAAGCCCCGCAGTATCAGGCCGCAGAGCGTTGCCCTGAACTGAAGGACGCGTTCATGGTCATTCTGGGCCTGGACCGTCCCGAACAGTTTGAGGACATCGTGGGTCACCACGAAGCGGGCGCCATCCCGCCGACCGTCATGTGGGGCACGTGCCCGACGCGTTTCGACGCTTCCCAGGCTCCGCCAGGGCGCCATACCGCCTTTATGTGGGAGAAGACTCCTTATCGCCTCGAAGGCGATCCGCAGAATTGGGACCGGGCCAAGGAGGAACATGGACGTGTTCTTTTGCGAAAGTGGAGCGAATACGCGCCGAACATAGAATCGGCGACGCTGGCGGCCTTCACCGCAAGTCCGCTCGATGTCGAACGCACGCTGCCGAACATGAAGCACGGCGATCTGCTGGTGGGCGCGTTCAACAACGGGCAGGTCGGTTTTCATCGGCCCTTCGCGGGCGCGGGCCATTATCGTGGGATTCTGAAGGGGCTTTATCTGTGCGGTTCATCGTGCCATCCCGGCGGCAACATCACCGGTTTGCCCGGCTACAACTGCGCTCAAGTCGTGCTGGCCGATCTGGGCATTGCGGCGCCCTGGATGCCGCGGCCCATCGCAGACCAATTGAAGCGGGGGTGA